AAAACGAGAATAGTTATGTAACGGAAAAATGATCTTattagaaaagataaaatttagaTTGTAAAAAGAGTGAAAGTACCTAAATTGAACTATAAAAAGTACTTGCAATTATCTTAATAACTTCAATATTCGGTTTTATCCAATTTAAATAAGAAATGCAAATAGATTTCAATAACTCGCAGGAAAAGATTATGATTGTTGTGTGGTTTTTTAGTTTCACAAACTAAGCATGGATATGGCTTAAAACCTTACTTGCCCCAGAAATTTATGTAGTAATTGCGCATAATTTGTACAGGCAGTaaagtattttcattttataaagggaaaatttgtttaagaaaaaaaccaaaaaaaaatcacttttcgACCTTATGATTGCTACTGTTTACATGCCTCTAAACAAAACTGCACTTCAAAAAGACCAAATTGCTTCTCCTTATAAACTTATCATGACATCTTGTTTAGATTTGGGCGGTTTGGTTTTTAGCTAATTTTAAGTAATGTGGGTGGGTGTGACAATTGGAGAATTAGGGATGGATGCTTTAGGAAAAGAATGTGACGTTCTCGTAAATAGACATGGAGGCAATTAATGTACAAGTGTAAAATTGTAGCGCATGATTCAGGCACATGCCTATGGTATTTTCAAAAGTAGAGCATGCACAAACCGTCATTAAGCAAAAGACGAGACATGTTTTGGGTATTTTTCTAGCTTCACTTATTAGTATATCTTGATTTGTTGTATTAGTCGTATCGAAAGATGACGGCATGATTTCCACGATTAGTTAAGACGGttaatttttgcctttttgggTACGGAAAATATAGGTAAAAAACCCAATCGTTACGTCGTTACGGGCTCATTCTTTTCATGTTAATTGATCAAAATACCCTCCTCTCTTCAAagttattgtttcttttttatcgtGCTAGCCGACGAAACCGGGTTATTCATTGAAATAGCAATTTTGTTCTCaagattaggaaaaaaaaaaaaaaaattggggaaagaaaaaataaaaatcgagaaaataGGATTTACCCTCGTGGCAACCGGCAACCGGCAACCGGCTGAGCACCGGCTCTCCCCcttccccttcttcctcttcctcgtaTCTGCAACTTCCATCGTCACAACCACGTCCCCTCTCTCTacattctctctctagaaaccTCGGCTTGTCCCCATTCATGAATTCATCTGAGCATGGGCAGTAGCTTCCTCACTCCCCGCGAAGCGCCGTCCCATGTCCCAAGCCTCGGCCGCCTCGATGCCCGACCCCagtcccgccgccgccgccgccgccgccgcagccgcagccgccgccgccaagcGCTCCCgggccccgccgccgccgctctccGTGCCCCGGCCACGCGGCGTTCCGCCTCCTCTGCCACGCGTCCCGCATCGGCGGGGTCATCGGCAAGTCCGGCGCCACCGTCAAGCACCTCCAGCAGCTGACCGGCGCGAGGATTCGGGTCGAGGACGCGCCCCAGGAGTCGCCCGACCGGGTCATCACCGTGATCGCCCCGAGCGCGGTCGCGGCCAAGGTCTCGGTCTCGGTTTCgcccgacggcggcggcggcagcggcgagggccgtgacgAGAGCCCGGGGGCGAGCGATGGTAGCGGCGATGTCGAGGGCAAGGTGGAGGTGTCCAAAGCGCAGGAGGCGCTGGTTAGGGTTTTCGAGAGGATCCTGGAAGTCGCGGCGGAGAGCAACGGAGTTTCCGTGGGGGTTGGGGTGGTTTCTTGCAGGGTTTTGGCGGGGAAGAGCCAGGCCGGGTCGGTGATCGGCAAAGGAGGGAAGACtgtggagaagataaggaaggAAAGTGGCTgcaagattagggttttgacgGAGCAGCTGCCGGCATGCGCTTCTGCCGGCGAAGAAATGATAGAGGTAAGGCTAGTGATTGCAATGTTCAAGGTAGAGTTATGCccatttatagatgattaaaGAGTCTTATGGTTGCGGCGCGGGCGCCCTTTTGGAAAGGTTTTAGCATGTATAAGAAAGTTTACATCTTGAATCAGCATGAAATAGCTGGTGTGACTATCGGGGCGAGGCCCTGTTTGGCTTTCCGCTGGAAGATTGTTACTTTAAGTGATATGACTTAACTAGGATTCTTGCTGCGGCCTTAAGTGAATGAAAGAATGTGAGAGCAATATCCAGGGTCTTCTGAGAAACTTTAATGTGTGATAAGACGGAGATGTCTCTGAAATATGCTTCTGCAAGTTTACATGTACAAAATGTCATTTGGTTTCCTTGACCGATAAAATTGACTGTTGTTCGTTAATGAATGAGAACCggagtgttttttcttttgttcccattTCCTTGCCTTTTGCTGTCTAAAATATTGCATTGATGATCAATTAGATGTTGCTACCTTATGGTTCACCTCATGGGAAGGGCAATGGGGTGGTCTACTCACAAAAGATTTGTTACATAAGGAATACAAACGGCTTGTCTGCTAATTTTATTCAGAGTTTCAACCTTATCTTGTTATGATGCTATTATCATTTGTTTGTGTCACTAGAATATGGGAAAGCAGTTTTATTAAGTGTAGTTTGTTGAGCCCAAGGATGCCATAAGGAATAAACCGATGTTTCtccttttaaaattattattgtgGTGTTGCTATGTGTGTAAGTGTCCTCTTATGTGGCAGATTGAAGGGGAGGTTCATGGAGTAAAGAAGGCACTTGTTGCAGTCTCTAGCTGCCTTCAAGAATGTCCACCAGCTGATAAGATACCCGACAAGGCTCGGACGACTGGTGGCAGAACTCTTGATTCTTTATCCCTCCATACTTTGCCTGAAATTTACGGAGATCTTCCTCAGCGGAACACAGGGTTATCCGCAATGCCAAGTGGAGCAGTTAATTATGGTGCAGGAGTTCATCCCTTGGCTGTTGAAGTGGACCGGGCCCCTACCATTGAAGCGAAAGCACTTAAGCAAGAAGTTAGCTACAGGATTCTTTGTTCCAATGACAGGGTTGGAGGTGTCATTGGAAGGGGGGGGCTCCATTGTTAAGGCTCTTCAGAATGAATCAGGTGCTTCAATAAGTGTTGGACCTACTGTCGCTGAGTCTGATGAGCGACTAATAACTATTACGGCTTCTGAGGTGTGTTAGTTGGTATCTTTTACTAATTTACATCCAGTTAGCCTTTGATGGATTGTAATGTATGTGATGTTGGCTTTGAAATACAATGCAGAATCCCGAATCACACTACTCACCTGCACAAAGGGCTGTTGTTCTTGTTTTCAAGAGGTCAATTGAAGCTGGCACCGAAAAGGGTCTCGATTCTGGCTCAGGTCCTGTTACTGCTCGTCTTGTAGTCCTGTCGAACCTCGTTGGTTGCTTGTTGGGAAAAGGAGGCTCTATAGTTTCAGAAACACGGAGGATAACAGGAGCTAACATTTGGATAATGGTGGGTGACCAGGTCCCTAAGTGTGCTTCAGAGGATGATGGAGTGGTACAGGTGTGATGCCGCAGCTAtttaaatttaccataaatttcTTGCAGAAAATATACTTGAGTGTATGAACAGTTTGAGTATTCAAGTCAACATGGGGTTAGTGTTGTATGCTACAGTTTGAATATGATGCCAAAGGCCTAAAACTATCGTGGTGCAACTGTTCAAGAGTTGATTAATCTTTTTGTCGGATTGCTTGTTTGTCTTTGCAAGTAGGCAAGCTTTATCCACCTATCAAGAATCAACTATTTTGATTCTCAAGGTTTTTCATGGATGCTTGGAAATGACCTGAGTCTCATGAAAATATTACAATTATGTTATCATGTTGTGATTCATCTTCGTCGTGCACAAGAAATGTGGCCTATGTTCTATGCAAGATGAAGCACAATATagtggaccaaaaaaaaaaaaatagagtttgTACGTTTTGGAGCCTCTATGCAGATTCTGTTGTAAGCCGCTGAGAGATGTGCCATCTCCCAGATTTACGAGAATTCATGCTAATTAGATGCTTCTTACAGTGTTCTTAATATTCTGGGGGAATTACATGAAACTCTTAAAAGTTGTACGGTTGATATGTGATGATAGCTTTGTGTGTATGCTAAGGTTCTTATGTGTGTGGACCATATTGATAACTTTTAGCATGTCTAGTGAACGCAACTTGTTGAGAATAGTTTGCAGATATACATAGGTTTCTACCATATTCTAATTAGTCTATTATGCAGATTTCAGGGGAGTTTTCTAACGTTCAAAATGCGTTATACAATATAACTGGTAGACTACGAGATAATATTATTTCCAGCTCATCGAACAATTTGGGAAGCAGGACGGCTGCCTCTGTTTTGGCAGAGAGTAGTCCTTATGGAAGACTAAAGGATCCTGTTGCTCTGGGTTTGGACACATCATCTGGTGATTCTCCAGGTCTTAGCAGATACATGAATTTGACAGCTAGTACAGATCAACTTGAATTAAGGCATCATCTTGATCATCCTTCCGCACCGAGGTTGTGGACATCACAGGTGTGTTCTCTTTGCTCAAATTTCTTTGGTGCATACTTAATGTATGTGGGGATCAAATGGATATTTTTCTGAACACATTCACCTCTATGGTCTTTTTATTTGCAGGGAGTTGCTGGAGTTCCACAAAGGAGCAACTCAGATGTTGGCAGAGGTTTGCAGGGAGTTGCTGGAGTTCCACAAAGGAGCAACTCAGATGTTGGCAGAGGTTTGACATCACTAAGAAGTGGTACAGAACTTGGCAGGTCAGTAGTCTGTGGTCTACCTATAAGAGCATATCGCGTTACTtattttgtcaagaatatgaGAGGTGGCATTTAAGGTAGAAAGGATTTGGGTTTATGGATCATgttggcttttctttcttttttgagggTGTGATTGAGCAATTTCCATGTTCTAGATTTCCTTTATCACTTGAAAGTTGGCCCAATTGATTTTAGTATTTGAAGACTTAGTCATGGCAGTCCATGGCAAGAGACCTTCATGTTACTGTTTAACCATTAATTCACTATTGATGCTCTTTGTGGGACTGCTGTTAACTGGGATTCTCAGTTTTTGTTCTTGAATCTTGCAAACAGCCATTCAGTTCCAAGTTATTAATATTTTCCTATTAGTGAATTTTGAAACATGTCTGCAGTTGTAGAGACCAAATTACTCAATTGCAGCGAGATATGTAAACGATGCTTGTCTTGTGCATACGCATAGAGTGAAGTGCCTAACTAATGTCAGGAATTTGTAATGGATACCACAGAAAGTATACTTATTAGTTTTAGCCTTGCAACTCTTCTGTTTACTAATCCGCATAACCTACCTGGTGCAGTGGGAGTAAATCTGCTATTGTGACGAACACTACAGTCGAGATCGTTGTACCTGAAAATGTCATCCACTGTGTGTATGGGGAGAACGGTAGCAATTTGAGTAGACTGAGACAGGTAGACTCATACATGCTTGTTTGACAGATTACCTGTTTCATTTGGTGTGCTTAATTTGGCAAACAAAAGTTCTGCTctacttttcaatttgtgtttgTAGTCAGTTGAAATGTTTCCATCACTCTGTCTAAGCCCTCATCTTACAGAAGCACCGTTTCTGTGCATGTTTTGAAGGCCAATTATATTCTTGCCCAATGCTATGTGCCCTTGTTACTCCCTGAACTCGAGTTGACTGATACACTGGAATACATGAGTATCTTGTCTCAACTAGTGTTTGATACTTCTGTTTGTTTCTTTTGGCCTAAAAATTTGTAGACTACACTCTTGTTTTGAAGGCAAAGAGGGTGAAGGAATCAAATTTGAGATCTTTTAGGTTTTGATAAAGGTGAATGGCCAATGTGCCAAAATTTCCATTCCTTTATCTTTTGACTATTAATGTTCAGGATGTTGAAAACTATGGAAATTCTTTTATTGGTTCAGTGCTTTGTTCTTTGCCTTGAATACATAAACTACATTTCACGTGAAGGTGCAAAATGTCAACATACCACTCTTCTATTCTTGAATATTAAAGTAAATGGAAATTACCATAATACTTtcatcctttctttttattctgtaCTGTATTTTAATCTGTAGGTATAAGTTTTTGCTCAGTTCAACTTATGTTTACGCTATGATGCCTTTTCCATAGATCTCTGGTGCAAAGGTTACGGTGCATGAACCTCGTCTGGGGAAAAGTGAGAGTACCGTTGTCATCTCTGGCACACCGGATGAGGCTCAAGCTGCGCAAAGTCTTCTTCATGCGTTTATTCTCACCGGTTCATGACTACACATTCACTAACGAAACCATCGGCTCTGCATTTTTGAGCAGTTTCTTCTCTGTAAGGGGTACACAAACATTAGAAAGCCAATTCATTTGGAAAGGTTTTTGTCATAAATTTCATAGCTATTCTTTTTCTGCAGAGAGatatttatatttcattcttGTACATTGTAAAataggaaattgaaaaaataaaatgtctaTTTCAAGAGTCTCCATTGTATCAAGTTTTCTCTTTAGATTATTCTTTTCTGCAGGCCAGGGACTCTATACTTTTACTTAAATGTTTTATACATATCCTTTTATTCACTCATCAAGTTTCCTTCTAGTTTCTAGAGGTGCTATGAGGACCCATGCGGGCATCGGCCGAGCCgtgaagagggagagggagagattgggAGGGAGAGATGTGAGCTGGGGCCATTGCCATGACGGTGGTCGGAGATGCCGCGACTTGGTGTCTGTTGAGGTTGATACTAAGGCAGGAGTGATAATTTTTGGACTGGGGATTTTGAATGGCCTTGATTATTTTTGTATCTTAGGGATATGATTCTGTTTCtgtttgtttcatagaaaatgattgATTCCGAAATGTTTTTTCCTAAAAACGATTAATTATGTCGTTTACAAAATTGAATGAACAGTAAATATTTTCATCgctcatgaaaatgtttagtcataaattgttatcgatgatgaaaatgtttttcagtgattaattatttcaagtggtATAAacgattattttcaagaaaatatttattaaattatttatttttcacaaaataaacagTTCCTAATTTTCATAAAATGGAGTAGTATGGGCAAGTACAGCCAGCACTCTTTGGTCGTGCAACTTTGAATGAGACAAATGGGATAGGTCATACCTGTCTGAAAATGGAGATGGATTCTCATCTATATGGTAAGGAGTGTACAATCCTTTCCACAGGTCGAAACGTTCTCTACGGTCTCGCCATTTCTGCTCTGTATTTACGTCGGGCGAGAACAAGCAAAAGTAGACAAGTTTTGCGTTGTTAATTAGTTTTGAATTGCGCAAGTTAACGGGATCAATCTGTATATAGATACAAAATGAATTTTGTCAAGGACCGCTACTGATGCCCTTGTAAACAAGTTGATCAAGAAAACCTTACAGTTTTAAATGCACCgacttattcttcttcgtttttgtttgtttgtttgtttgtgtaaTATGTAATCAGTACTTTGAGAGTTGACCTATACCGATGCCTAATTACATCCTTGAGACCCTTGTTAAGGCTCCATTTGACCATATAAAGCAACCACAACAAAAATAAGAGTGCGTTCATTGAACCAAAAATAGAACGGAAAATGAATgacttggaaaacatttttcaaaaataatagattacatcatttaaaaaataaatggaaatttttCATCGTCCACAAAAATAGTTGAGTATAGATTATTATtgttgatgaaatattttttgttgactactttttctaaataataaaataatcatttttggaaaatatttttcatattgctcattttctgtaaaatgaACTCACCCTAAaattatcatcattttctatgaTAATTGAAAATGGTCACTAAGAACATATTATTGTTAGAATTTGGACCGAATAATCTTGATCGTTGATCCTGGGAATCCCACGTATAGTTAACTTGTTTTAGACTTTTATGATTAAGCCGGTCCCCGTGGATTGGGTCAGCGCAAGTACTTTTCTCAGGAAGCCATAGAAGATCTCGAAGTGGCAATAATGCGAAATAATTCCTTCAAGAACTAAGGCTGACAGAATGATTTGGCGTACGAAACTCAGGAACTTATTGCAGTCTCTACGACAAATGCATCGTGTGTCAATCTCCACGTCTCGTAGCCTTGTTATAGGTAGAACCAGACTGTTGTCGTCGCCGGCGAGCCGCCGACAGTACAATACAATCGACAGGTCTAATCGACAGGTCTAAGAGTCTTGAAAATTTATAGAGAACAGAAGGGAATTGCATTGCGTGTCATAGAAGATTCAACAGCAGAATAACATAGTTCAAACTTCCAAACGAAATATACGTGCGCCTTTCACAAACCAACAAGCATACTGAAGAAATACAGAGCTTGCGAACGAAAACGTAGCACTTATTTATTACCGAGCATGGCTGCGCATAATCATGGACGAGTCCCCCTTACTAGCAGAATAAAACTGCTGTTAAGCTTACTGTTGGTCGCGGGCATATCTGTTTCCGATCTGGATGTCCTACCTTTTGTTCTCTGC
This Eucalyptus grandis isolate ANBG69807.140 chromosome 7, ASM1654582v1, whole genome shotgun sequence DNA region includes the following protein-coding sequences:
- the LOC120295407 gene encoding LOW QUALITY PROTEIN: KH domain-containing protein HEN4-like (The sequence of the model RefSeq protein was modified relative to this genomic sequence to represent the inferred CDS: inserted 2 bases in 1 codon; deleted 2 bases in 2 codons); translation: MGSSFLLPAKRRPMSQASAASMPDPSPAAAAAAXPQPQPPPPSAPGPRRRRSPCPGHAAFRLLCHASRIGGVIGKSGATVKHLQQLTGARIRVEDAPQESPDRVITVIAPSAVAAKVSVSVSPDGGGGSGEGRDESPGASDGSGDVEGKVEVSKAQEALVRVFERILEVAAESNGVSVGVGVVSCRVLAGKSQAGSVIGKGGKTVEKIRKESGCKIRVLTEQLPACASAGEEMIEIEGEVHGVKKALVAVSSCLQECPPADKIPDKARTTGGRTLDSLSLHTLPEIYGDLPQRNTGLSAMPSGAVNYGAGVHPLAVEVDRAPTIEAKALKQEVSYRILCSNDRVGGVIGRGGSIVKALQNESGASISVGPTVAESDERLITITASENPESHYSPAQRAVVLVFKRSIEAGTEKGLDSGSGPVTARLVVLSNLVGCLLGKGGSIVSETRRITGANIWIMVGDQVPKCASEDDGVVQISGEFSNVQNALYNITGRLRDNIISSSSNNLGSRTAASVLAESSPYGRLKDPVALGLDTSSGDSPGLSRYMNLTASTDQLELRHHLDHPSAPRLWTSQGVAGVPQRSNSDVGRGLQGVAGVPQRSNSDVGRGLTSLRSGTELGSGSKSAIVTNTTVEIVVPENVIHCVYGENGSNLSRLRQISGAKVTVHEPRLGKSESTVVISGTPDEAQAAQSLLHAFILTGS